The following are encoded together in the Marispirochaeta aestuarii genome:
- a CDS encoding C39 family peptidase yields the protein MKKLTRVSFFLLLLCTAYTQGRAAEEPAIDVPYYTQGRDAPWADETLGLRSSVTIRTHGCALTCIAMVYSYFTGDDVNPSIMNRWLKGNNGFKDDEDISDYSGQVVLNWPALTHYGDGWVYTRFNWRALPADLLLVKYYLGRRIPVIAEVLYKGAPHYVVLTGYGEKGFTMHDPEQPGAKIFNDFYNIRDEHGSGPGRNIYGIRVLYPKGYGDE from the coding sequence GTGAAAAAGCTGACGCGGGTGTCCTTTTTTCTGTTGCTGCTCTGTACGGCCTATACTCAGGGGCGTGCCGCCGAGGAGCCTGCAATTGACGTTCCCTATTATACCCAGGGCAGGGATGCCCCCTGGGCTGATGAGACACTGGGGCTTCGGTCGTCGGTTACTATTCGTACCCACGGCTGCGCCCTGACATGCATCGCCATGGTGTACTCCTATTTTACCGGAGACGACGTCAATCCTTCGATTATGAATCGCTGGCTGAAAGGGAACAACGGGTTCAAGGACGACGAAGACATAAGCGACTACTCCGGACAGGTGGTTCTTAACTGGCCGGCCCTGACCCATTACGGGGACGGCTGGGTCTACACACGTTTTAACTGGCGGGCCCTTCCGGCGGATCTGCTGCTGGTTAAATACTACCTTGGAAGGAGGATCCCCGTTATCGCCGAGGTCCTCTATAAGGGTGCACCCCATTATGTTGTGTTGACAGGCTACGGAGAGAAGGGATTTACTATGCATGACCCGGAGCAGCCCGGAGCGAAAATCTTTAACGATTTCTACAACATCCGGGACGAGCATGGTTCAGGCCCCGGGAGGAATATTTACGGAATACGGGTGCTGTATCCGAAGGGCTATGGGGATGAGTAA
- a CDS encoding EMC3/TMCO1 family protein, translating to MEILEQELEEAVEVKNKRSLHRYITLLTENLVRQDRNEREHSEFREAIIRIDTRIEEGFKRMDQRFESMQSSMDMRFDMMFKFMTTGFVILATMMSVYQFLA from the coding sequence GTGGAAATTCTTGAGCAGGAACTCGAAGAGGCGGTGGAGGTAAAGAATAAACGCTCCCTGCACCGTTATATAACCCTGCTCACGGAGAACCTTGTACGACAGGACCGGAACGAACGGGAACACTCGGAGTTCCGGGAGGCCATAATCCGCATCGATACCAGAATCGAGGAAGGCTTTAAACGCATGGACCAGCGTTTTGAGTCAATGCAGAGTTCAATGGATATGCGCTTCGACATGATGTTCAAGTTCATGACCACCGGGTTCGTCATCCTTGCTACAATGATGTCGGTTTACCAGTTTCTGGCGTAA
- a CDS encoding lipocalin family protein has translation MVRPFDADRYLGTWFEVARMDFFFERGLNNTTATYTRNPDGSIKVVNRGYNPQKDRWKTAEGRAVFVDSPNEGRLKVSFFGPFYGGYNIIALDDDYQYAMVAGNDTDNLWILSRSPSIPSDVRDRYLVIARQAGFAVNELLWIEHDKSS, from the coding sequence GTGGTACGTCCTTTCGATGCGGACAGGTATCTGGGTACCTGGTTCGAGGTAGCACGCATGGATTTCTTTTTTGAACGGGGATTGAACAATACAACCGCAACATATACCCGAAACCCTGACGGTTCAATAAAGGTCGTCAATCGAGGATATAACCCGCAGAAGGATCGCTGGAAAACGGCAGAAGGACGAGCGGTTTTTGTTGACAGCCCTAATGAGGGACGGCTCAAGGTCTCTTTTTTTGGACCCTTTTACGGTGGCTACAATATTATTGCCCTGGATGATGATTACCAGTACGCCATGGTTGCCGGCAATGACACCGATAATCTTTGGATACTGTCGCGTTCACCATCAATACCAAGCGACGTCAGAGATCGATACCTGGTGATTGCCCGGCAGGCAGGATTTGCAGTTAATGAGCTCTTGTGGATAGAGCATGACAAGTCCTCCTGA
- a CDS encoding phytoene desaturase family protein: protein MERSIIIIGAGLTGLAAGCYGRMNGYKTRIFEMHTIPGGVCTAWKRKGYTIDGAVNWVLGTAPGTAFHRFWLELGAARNWQVYNHERNLDIENREGRAFTFYTDADRLEREMMEIAPEDGKLIREFTDAIRYAAGINMSVDKPEELYSIIDKLKMIRKLPLLRFMQKWGRKSVRDFVAGLKSPYLKEMLPLVFGFDAPMIMMIMMLGWQHGKLAGYLIGGALPLVESIEKRYKDLGGEVHYQARVEKILVENDTATGIRLSDGTEHRADWIISAADGRTTIFDMLDGRYVDKKIIDRYENPKLFKPLVYVSLGVDGMVEELPASCGGLTYPLDRPLIIAGKEQKIINVRSYCFDPTLAPKGKTLLIVQYETDYDYWKNLKEEPDRYTKEKERITAEVIAGLEQRFNGITGRIEMTDVATPITWERYTGNWRGSYEGWLFDAESFTSSMRKTLPGLKNFYMAGQWVNPGGGIPTAVMSGNHTIQLICREDHRSFVSSEP from the coding sequence ATGGAACGATCAATCATAATTATCGGGGCCGGGTTAACCGGTCTGGCTGCCGGATGCTACGGCCGGATGAACGGCTACAAGACGCGCATATTCGAGATGCATACCATTCCAGGAGGTGTCTGTACTGCCTGGAAGCGAAAGGGTTACACCATCGACGGAGCGGTCAACTGGGTATTGGGCACGGCCCCAGGTACGGCATTCCATCGATTCTGGCTTGAACTGGGGGCAGCCCGGAACTGGCAGGTCTACAATCACGAACGAAACCTGGACATAGAAAACAGAGAGGGCAGGGCATTCACCTTCTACACCGACGCCGATCGTCTCGAACGCGAAATGATGGAAATCGCACCGGAGGACGGCAAGCTTATCCGGGAGTTCACGGATGCAATCCGCTATGCTGCGGGTATAAATATGTCGGTGGACAAGCCGGAGGAGCTGTACAGTATCATTGACAAGCTGAAAATGATCAGGAAGCTTCCCTTACTGAGATTCATGCAGAAATGGGGCAGGAAATCCGTAAGGGATTTTGTCGCTGGACTCAAGAGCCCCTATCTAAAGGAGATGCTTCCCCTCGTCTTCGGATTCGATGCACCAATGATCATGATGATAATGATGCTCGGCTGGCAGCACGGAAAGCTGGCGGGGTACCTGATCGGCGGCGCGCTGCCTTTGGTGGAGTCGATCGAGAAGCGTTATAAAGACCTGGGCGGCGAAGTGCACTACCAGGCACGGGTGGAGAAAATCCTCGTCGAGAACGACACTGCGACGGGTATCCGTCTTTCCGACGGCACAGAGCATCGCGCCGACTGGATTATTTCTGCGGCTGACGGCAGGACAACAATTTTTGACATGCTGGACGGGCGGTATGTCGATAAGAAGATTATTGATCGATACGAGAACCCAAAACTGTTTAAGCCCCTGGTCTATGTCTCCCTGGGAGTGGACGGTATGGTCGAAGAACTGCCGGCTTCATGCGGTGGATTGACCTACCCCCTGGACCGGCCGCTGATAATTGCCGGAAAGGAACAGAAAATAATAAACGTCCGGTCCTACTGTTTTGATCCGACCCTTGCACCGAAAGGGAAAACTCTGCTCATTGTGCAGTACGAAACCGACTACGATTACTGGAAGAATCTGAAGGAGGAACCGGACAGGTATACGAAGGAGAAGGAACGAATTACCGCGGAGGTAATCGCCGGCCTGGAGCAGCGGTTTAACGGAATCACTGGGCGGATAGAAATGACCGATGTTGCCACCCCGATTACCTGGGAACGCTATACCGGTAACTGGCGCGGTTCCTACGAAGGATGGCTCTTCGATGCGGAGAGTTTTACCTCCTCCATGAGAAAGACCCTGCCGGGGCTTAAGAATTTCTACATGGCCGGACAGTGGGTCAACCCGGGGGGCGGAATCCCGACGGCTGTAATGTCGGGTAACCATACTATCCAGCTCATCTGCAGAGAGGACCACAGGAGCTTTGTTTCCAGTGAACCGTAG